One genomic segment of Methanobacterium spitsbergense includes these proteins:
- a CDS encoding transcription initiation factor IIB has protein sequence MKQDVSEIEKIETKCPECGSDKLINDHERGEIVCGACGLVIDDNLVDMGPEWRAFDHEQRDKRTRVGAPITYTIHDKGLSTMIDWRNKDIYGRDIPARNRAQWYRLRKWQRKIRISGATERNLAFALSELDRDSSRLGLPRSVREAASVVYRNAVENKLIRGRSIEGVVAASLYAACRRCNVPRTLDEIAEVSRVSKKEVGRTYRFLTRELNIKLPPTSPVDYVPRFASELSLSGEVQSKAIEIIEKAMEKGLTSGRGPTGVAAAALYIASVLLGERKTQRDVADIAGVTEVTIRNRYKELTEQLDMGVTL, from the coding sequence ATGAAACAGGACGTTTCAGAAATTGAAAAAATTGAAACTAAATGCCCAGAATGTGGCTCTGATAAACTTATAAATGACCATGAACGTGGAGAAATAGTTTGTGGAGCATGTGGCCTTGTTATTGATGATAATTTGGTAGATATGGGTCCTGAATGGAGGGCATTTGACCATGAACAACGTGATAAAAGAACCCGAGTCGGTGCACCAATAACATATACAATACATGACAAGGGACTCTCAACCATGATCGACTGGAGAAATAAAGATATATACGGTCGTGACATACCTGCCAGAAATCGTGCACAGTGGTACAGGCTCAGAAAATGGCAGAGAAAGATCAGAATATCCGGTGCAACCGAAAGAAACCTTGCATTCGCTCTGAGCGAATTAGACCGGGATTCATCAAGATTGGGGCTTCCAAGAAGTGTTAGGGAAGCTGCATCAGTAGTTTACAGGAACGCTGTTGAAAATAAGCTAATTCGTGGAAGAAGTATTGAAGGAGTAGTTGCAGCATCACTATATGCAGCATGTAGAAGATGTAATGTTCCAAGAACACTTGATGAAATAGCAGAAGTCTCAAGAGTCAGTAAAAAAGAAGTTGGAAGAACTTACAGGTTCCTTACAAGGGAACTAAACATTAAACTGCCCCCAACATCACCAGTTGACTACGTTCCAAGATTCGCAAGTGAACTAAGCCTTTCAGGTGAAGTTCAGTCAAAAGCTATAGAAATAATTGAAAAAGCAATGGAAAAAGGGCTTACATCGGGAAGAGGACCAACAGGTGTTGCTGCAGCAGCATTATATATAGCATCTGTACTTCTAGGTGAAAGAAAAACTCAAAGAGATGTTGCAGACATTGCCGGTGTTACAGAAGTAACCATCCGTAACAGATACAAAGAATTAACTGAACAGCTCGACATGGGTGTAACTTTATAA
- a CDS encoding H/ACA ribonucleoprotein complex subunit GAR1 has translation MKQLGKISHISNRNRVILKSDQTPGFGLSVFTKDNKKFGTIYDVFGPTKCQYISVKVFAKNSRNLENRVGETLYISSKKIEKRGRRKRRTK, from the coding sequence ATGAAACAACTGGGAAAAATATCACACATCTCCAATAGGAACAGGGTCATATTAAAATCTGATCAAACACCGGGTTTTGGTTTGTCTGTTTTTACAAAGGATAACAAAAAGTTTGGGACTATTTATGATGTATTTGGTCCAACAAAATGTCAATATATCTCTGTAAAAGTCTTTGCAAAAAATTCTAGAAATCTTGAAAATCGAGTTGGAGAAACTTTGTACATATCCTCAAAAAAGATAGAAAAACGGGGGCGACGGAAACGAAGGACGAAATGA